One window of the Thermodesulfomicrobium sp. WS genome contains the following:
- a CDS encoding RNA methyltransferase: MFAEKSKKSENIVPGRKPVAELLQENPQRIDTVLVAREEGGLMGIITLCRQKRVRFRLVPRSELDRMIPGAHQGVAARIRPAECADIDALLHAMPNAPLPVLLALDQVQDPGNVGTLARTLYSLGGAGLMVPKDRSAYLGGHAAKAAAGALAHLPVHVAVNLGRALDHVAEHEIPIYGAAAHHDAHDLWKLRFRFPCALVLGGEERGLRPGIQSRCHTLVRIPMGRSVDSLNVAQAGAILLGEMWRQINEYTAGD, translated from the coding sequence ATGTTCGCCGAAAAAAGCAAAAAATCAGAAAACATAGTGCCCGGCCGCAAGCCTGTGGCAGAACTTTTGCAAGAAAATCCTCAGCGCATCGATACCGTGCTCGTGGCCCGGGAAGAAGGCGGGCTGATGGGCATCATTACCCTATGCCGCCAAAAACGGGTGCGCTTTCGTCTCGTGCCACGCTCCGAGCTCGACCGGATGATCCCTGGCGCGCATCAGGGGGTGGCGGCCCGTATACGGCCAGCGGAATGCGCCGACATCGATGCGCTTCTTCATGCCATGCCCAACGCCCCTCTCCCGGTGCTGCTCGCCCTCGACCAGGTGCAAGACCCCGGCAATGTGGGGACACTCGCCCGCACGCTCTACAGCCTCGGCGGGGCGGGCCTCATGGTGCCCAAGGATCGCAGCGCCTATCTCGGCGGCCACGCCGCCAAGGCCGCTGCCGGCGCCCTGGCACACCTGCCGGTGCACGTGGCGGTCAACCTCGGCCGGGCGCTCGACCACGTGGCGGAGCACGAGATCCCCATCTACGGCGCCGCCGCCCACCACGACGCCCACGATCTCTGGAAGCTCCGCTTCCGCTTTCCGTGTGCGCTGGTTTTAGGCGGCGAGGAACGGGGGCTTCGCCCCGGCATCCAATCCCGCTGCCACACCTTGGTGCGCATCCCCATGGGGCGCAGCGTGGATTCCCTCAACGTCGCCCAGGCCGGTGCTATCCTGCTGGGAGAAATGTGGCGTCAGATCAACGAATATACTGCGGGAGATTGA
- the fliQ gene encoding flagellar biosynthesis protein FliQ, whose amino-acid sequence MTPDFVIGFARQSIELTLSIALPLLGVGLGVGIVVSILQAATQIQEATLTFVPKIVAVFGALLVAFPWILDKMVGFTREIFLNLPQYIR is encoded by the coding sequence ATGACTCCCGACTTTGTCATTGGATTTGCCCGGCAGTCCATCGAACTCACCCTGTCCATCGCCTTGCCGCTTTTGGGGGTGGGGCTGGGCGTGGGCATCGTGGTGAGCATTCTGCAGGCCGCCACCCAAATCCAGGAGGCCACCCTCACCTTTGTGCCCAAGATCGTGGCGGTGTTTGGGGCCTTGCTGGTGGCCTTCCCGTGGATCCTCGACAAGATGGTGGGGTTTACCCGCGAGATCTTTCTCAATCTCCCGCAGTATATTCGTTGA
- the fliP gene encoding flagellar type III secretion system pore protein FliP (The bacterial flagellar biogenesis protein FliP forms a type III secretion system (T3SS)-type pore required for flagellar assembly.) encodes MTLLPTTWTRLLIGSLTILTIPTLALAADPALPSVSVQLGAATEPEKVALGLEILALLTVLSLAPAILLTLTSFTRIILVFHFLRQAMGIQQMPPNQVLAALAIFMTVVIMMPVGKRINDEALQPYLEERIGYREAMQRAEIPLRSFLFKHTREKDLSVFYAISGLEQPKTKEDVPTSILIPAFVISELKTGFQIGFLIYVPFLILDMVVASVLLSMGMMMLPPVMVSLPFKILLFVMVDGWNLLVVSLVNSFT; translated from the coding sequence ATGACACTTTTGCCCACCACCTGGACGCGGCTGCTCATCGGCAGCCTGACCATCCTGACGATCCCGACCCTCGCACTGGCGGCTGACCCGGCGCTGCCCTCGGTCTCCGTGCAGTTGGGCGCGGCCACGGAGCCGGAAAAGGTGGCCCTTGGCCTGGAAATCCTCGCCCTGCTCACGGTGCTTTCCCTGGCACCTGCCATTTTGTTGACGCTGACCTCGTTCACCCGCATCATCTTGGTTTTCCACTTTCTCCGCCAGGCCATGGGCATTCAGCAGATGCCGCCGAATCAGGTCCTCGCGGCGTTGGCGATCTTCATGACTGTGGTCATCATGATGCCGGTGGGCAAGCGCATCAATGATGAAGCGCTGCAGCCATATCTCGAAGAGCGTATCGGGTACCGCGAAGCCATGCAGCGCGCCGAGATTCCGCTACGATCCTTTCTCTTCAAGCACACACGCGAAAAAGATCTGTCGGTTTTCTATGCCATTTCTGGATTGGAGCAGCCAAAGACAAAAGAGGACGTCCCAACGAGCATTCTCATCCCTGCTTTTGTCATCAGTGAGCTCAAAACAGGATTTCAGATTGGTTTTTTGATTTATGTCCCGTTTCTCATCCTCGACATGGTTGTTGCGAGTGTGCTCCTTTCCATGGGTATGATGATGCTCCCACCTGTCATGGTGTCTTTGCCATTCAAGATACTCCTTTTTGTCATGGTAGATGGATGGAATCTTCTTGTCGTATCATTGGTTAACAGCTTTACCTAA
- the fliO gene encoding flagellar biosynthetic protein FliO, translating into MDGQLGLAAVKMVLGLAGVVALLVAAVVVVRRLGIAPRGRRHGSLELVEVLPLGPRRQVAVVRFLDELLVLGVSEAGIGLLARRPQEDTSHDTFAHHLDAAAHRQPDHPDDPDPRTGG; encoded by the coding sequence ATGGACGGGCAATTGGGACTCGCTGCGGTCAAGATGGTGCTCGGCCTTGCCGGGGTGGTGGCGCTGCTCGTTGCGGCGGTGGTGGTGGTGCGGCGGTTGGGGATTGCGCCGCGTGGGCGCAGGCACGGAAGTTTGGAGCTCGTGGAGGTGCTGCCTTTGGGGCCGCGTCGGCAGGTGGCCGTGGTACGTTTTTTGGATGAACTCCTGGTGCTCGGGGTCAGCGAGGCCGGCATTGGACTCCTTGCCCGCCGTCCCCAGGAGGACACATCCCATGACACTTTTGCCCACCACCTGGACGCGGCTGCTCATCGGCAGCCTGACCATCCTGACGATCCCGACCCTCGCACTGGCGGCTGA
- the fliN gene encoding flagellar motor switch protein FliN gives MAEDQDKLAAEWAAALAEQEDASKNAAEEDLADAWASALAEQEGKPAAGASSEADLADQWAKALADEEATKVQREKKQKQLAAQSQDFQYKDLTAEAKAQRTGSESLRRDLEFILDIPLEVSAQLGSTKLLINELLQLGQGSVIELNKLAGEPLEILVNGKLVARGEAVVINEKFGVRLTDIISPIERVKQLA, from the coding sequence ATGGCGGAAGATCAAGATAAATTGGCGGCGGAATGGGCGGCAGCCTTGGCGGAGCAGGAGGATGCCTCCAAAAACGCTGCCGAAGAAGACCTGGCGGATGCTTGGGCCAGCGCCTTGGCCGAACAGGAAGGCAAACCCGCTGCGGGCGCGTCATCGGAAGCGGATTTGGCCGACCAATGGGCCAAGGCCCTGGCGGACGAGGAAGCCACCAAGGTCCAGCGGGAAAAGAAACAGAAGCAACTCGCTGCCCAGAGCCAGGATTTTCAGTACAAAGACCTGACCGCCGAGGCCAAAGCGCAGCGTACGGGTTCGGAATCGTTGCGCCGGGATCTGGAGTTCATCCTCGATATCCCCTTGGAAGTCTCGGCCCAGCTGGGTTCCACCAAGCTCCTCATCAACGAACTGTTGCAGCTTGGACAAGGTTCGGTCATCGAGCTCAACAAGCTCGCCGGAGAGCCTTTGGAGATCCTGGTCAACGGCAAACTGGTGGCCCGCGGCGAGGCCGTGGTCATCAACGAAAAATTCGGCGTCCGCCTTACCGACATCATCAGCCCCATTGAGCGGGTCAAACAATTGGCGTGA
- the fliM gene encoding flagellar motor switch protein FliM — protein MSKILNQDEVDALLRGISGGEIETEQDQPQDDSGVVVFDLANQDRIIRGRMPVLEIINDRFARLATNAMANTMRKRVDVNPLSIDMSKFGDFMRSLPVPTSINIFKIDPLRGNALLVVDTRLVFSLVENFFGGAGSQPKIEGRDFTPIEQSIIVKVVKLLLANLEDAWRPVHEVSIEYVRSEINPQFATIVPPSDVVVVISFEVELESAMGSLLVALPYATIEPIRSKLYAAFQSERLEVDHAWISRFRDRLLETPVELTVTLGTTRLTGRQLLDLQVGDILLLDQDEDDLLEARVQGVLKFYGEPGFVKGNKAFRVVKEQEIAY, from the coding sequence ATGAGTAAAATCCTCAATCAGGACGAAGTGGATGCCCTGCTCCGGGGGATTTCCGGCGGGGAAATCGAGACTGAGCAGGATCAACCCCAAGATGACTCGGGGGTGGTGGTCTTTGATTTGGCCAACCAGGACCGCATCATCCGCGGCCGCATGCCGGTGCTCGAGATCATCAATGACCGTTTCGCTCGGCTGGCCACCAATGCCATGGCCAACACCATGCGCAAACGCGTGGACGTGAATCCCCTGTCCATTGACATGTCCAAATTTGGCGATTTCATGCGTTCCCTGCCTGTGCCCACGAGCATCAACATCTTCAAGATTGATCCCTTGCGGGGGAACGCGTTGTTGGTGGTCGACACGCGCCTTGTCTTTTCCCTGGTGGAGAATTTTTTTGGCGGCGCCGGTTCCCAGCCGAAGATCGAGGGCCGAGACTTCACCCCCATTGAACAGTCCATCATTGTGAAAGTGGTAAAGCTCCTTTTGGCGAATTTGGAGGACGCCTGGCGGCCAGTGCACGAGGTGAGCATCGAGTACGTGCGCTCGGAGATCAATCCGCAGTTTGCCACCATCGTCCCCCCCAGCGACGTGGTGGTGGTCATCTCCTTCGAGGTGGAGCTGGAGAGCGCCATGGGCTCGCTTTTGGTGGCGTTGCCGTATGCCACCATCGAGCCTATCCGTTCCAAGCTCTATGCTGCGTTTCAGAGCGAGCGTCTGGAAGTGGATCACGCCTGGATCTCCCGTTTTCGGGACCGCCTGTTGGAAACTCCGGTGGAGCTTACGGTCACCCTGGGCACCACGCGGCTCACCGGCCGGCAGCTTTTGGATCTGCAGGTCGGTGATATCCTGCTTCTGGATCAGGACGAAGACGATCTCTTGGAGGCCCGGGTGCAGGGGGTGCTCAAATTTTACGGCGAGCCTGGTTTTGTGAAGGGGAACAAAGCGTTCCGCGTGGTGAAGGAACAGGAAATCGCATATTAG
- a CDS encoding flagellar basal body-associated FliL family protein translates to MADKEKKDQTAEEQPKKGGKLKWIIILLVLVALLGAGGFFAYKHFFASPKEGGANANATEEASKEPNATNATAPGQLVKLDTLVVNLADPLGRRYLKVTMEVEIVDAQAVAELEAAMPKVKDALLLLLSSKTFADVATMDKKLELKLQVVERLNQILGKSKVRDVYFTEFVVQ, encoded by the coding sequence ATGGCGGACAAAGAGAAGAAGGACCAGACAGCCGAGGAGCAACCCAAGAAGGGCGGTAAACTCAAGTGGATCATCATCCTCTTGGTGTTGGTGGCCTTGTTGGGGGCAGGTGGTTTTTTCGCCTACAAGCATTTTTTTGCTTCCCCCAAAGAGGGCGGGGCGAACGCCAACGCCACCGAGGAGGCTTCCAAAGAGCCGAACGCCACCAATGCCACGGCCCCTGGACAATTGGTGAAACTCGATACTCTGGTGGTCAATCTGGCGGATCCGTTGGGGCGGCGATACCTCAAAGTCACCATGGAGGTGGAAATCGTGGATGCGCAGGCCGTGGCCGAGCTGGAGGCTGCCATGCCCAAGGTGAAGGACGCCCTGCTGTTGCTGCTCTCCAGCAAGACCTTTGCCGATGTGGCCACCATGGACAAAAAGTTGGAGCTGAAATTGCAAGTGGTGGAGCGACTCAACCAGATTCTGGGCAAATCCAAGGTGCGGGACGTGTATTTCACTGAGTTTGTGGTGCAGTAA
- a CDS encoding flagellar motor protein MotB, producing the protein MARRKKRQESSAGGEGWMVTFSDLMTLLLTFFVLLLSMSSMDQVVIKETLSSFRSDIAFLTAKGAGRVPTRFELLAKMLERPLEALDKPQRIKDLLFPDEVLPQWMSRQRLEENLLVLERPEGVALVLTDGLLFAPGSSELDEGGRVLLGQIAAFLASTPLPVNVAGYGSDEAGADPAAVARGRALRVLEFFLGFGFEPDRFSVSAYTAEAAALPGVDPARWRRVEILFKTMGRTYL; encoded by the coding sequence ATGGCACGGCGAAAAAAGCGTCAGGAGTCCAGCGCAGGCGGCGAAGGGTGGATGGTCACCTTTTCGGACCTCATGACCCTGCTTTTGACCTTTTTTGTGCTCCTGCTCTCCATGTCCTCTATGGACCAGGTGGTCATCAAGGAGACGCTCTCTTCGTTTCGCAGCGACATCGCGTTTCTGACCGCCAAGGGCGCCGGCCGGGTGCCGACCCGTTTTGAACTGTTGGCCAAGATGCTGGAGCGGCCGTTGGAGGCCTTGGATAAGCCCCAGCGCATCAAGGACTTGCTCTTTCCCGACGAGGTGCTCCCCCAGTGGATGAGCCGCCAGCGCTTGGAAGAGAATCTTTTGGTGCTGGAACGGCCCGAAGGGGTGGCCTTGGTGCTGACCGACGGCCTCCTTTTTGCCCCGGGGTCCAGTGAATTGGATGAAGGAGGGCGTGTGCTCTTGGGACAGATTGCTGCCTTTTTGGCCTCCACGCCCTTGCCGGTGAATGTGGCGGGATACGGCAGCGATGAGGCCGGGGCGGACCCGGCGGCGGTGGCGCGCGGTCGCGCATTGCGGGTGCTGGAGTTTTTTTTGGGATTCGGCTTTGAGCCGGATCGATTTTCCGTGTCCGCATATACCGCAGAGGCGGCGGCTCTGCCCGGTGTGGACCCAGCGCGGTGGCGGCGGGTGGAGATCCTTTTCAAAACCATGGGGCGAACATATCTATAA